In the Wyeomyia smithii strain HCP4-BCI-WySm-NY-G18 chromosome 2, ASM2978416v1, whole genome shotgun sequence genome, one interval contains:
- the LOC129721084 gene encoding probable cytochrome P450 9f2, protein MEVNLFYLTVLVSIVAGIYYWVTKNNGYFHDKPIPSLAVKPFFGSSASLLLKQTTFFDFILSIYRKFPNVKVLGVFDTTTPMFVIRDPQLIKRIGVKDFDHFVDHRPTFGNSDESENPHALFAKTLFALNGQRWRDMRATLSPAFTGSKMRQMFQLMEECIHAMITHLEADLKKKGSMEVEVKDVLSRLAMDVIASCAFGLKVNCFEERENEFFKHAKKMMLFGRTSVLLKVIVFRWFPEIASRFGLDIIDKEQAVYFTNIIRDTVKTRETKGIIRHDMIDLLLQAKKGTLKYNQETEVHEGFATVQESDVGKVQVTKTMTEPEMIAQCLIFLLGGFDTVSTAATFLIYELIRNPEIQEKLYQEILATEKSLNGKPLTYDALQGMKYMDMVVSESLRMWSPAPAVDRLCVRDYVVDDGEGLRFTIDKGTCVWIPVQGLHHDPKYFPDPERFDPERFSDANKANINLDVYLPFGIGPRNCIGSRFALMEVKAIVYHMLLKFPFQRSENTQIPLKLKKGFVTLSTEKGMYMQLQARS, encoded by the exons ATGGAGGTAAATCTTTTTTATCTGACGGTGCTTGTTTCGATTGTCGCCGGTATTTACTACTGGGTGACCAAAAACAATGGCTATTTCCACGATAAACCAATTCCATCGTTGGCCGTGAAACCATTTTTTGGGTCTTCGGCGTCGCTGTTACTTAAGCAGACCACCTTTTTCGACTTTATTCTTTCTATCTATAGAAAGTTTCCCAACGTCAA AGTCCTTGGAGTGTTCGACACAACAACGCCAATGTTTGTCATTCGGGATCCACAGCTGATCAAGCGAATCGGTGTCAAAGATTTCGACCACTTCGTGGACCACAGGCCTACATTCGGGAATAGTGACGAGTCAGAAAACCCACATGCCCTGTTCGCGAAAACCCTGTTTGCGCTAAATGGCCAACGGTGGCGGGATATGCGGGCAACACTCAGTCCAGCCTTCACCGGAAGTAAGATGCGACAAATGTTCCAGCTGATGGAGGAGTGCATTCATGCAATGATTACCCACTTAGAAGCGGACCTGAAGAAAAAAGGTTCCATGGAGGTGGAAGTGAAAGATGTTCTATCGCGATTGGCAATGGATGTGATTGCTTCTTGTGCGTTCGGGCTGAAGGTGAATTGTTTTGAAGAACgagaaaatgagtttttcaagCATGCCAAAAAAATGATGCTATTTGGAAGGACATCAGTCTTACTGAAAGTGATAGTCTTTCGATGGTTTCCTGAAATTGCCAGCCGGTTTGGGTTGGATATCATAGATAAGGAACAGGCTGTATATTTCACTAATATCATCAGAGACACGGTGAAAACGCGAGAGACAAAAGGAATCATTCGGCAtgacatgattgatttattACTGCAAGCCAAAAAAGGAACACTGAAGTATAACCAGGAAACAGAAGTGCATGAGGGCTTTGCAACGGTACAGGAATCAGACGTGGGAAAAGTTCAGGTGACGAAAACGATGACAGAACCAGAAATGATTGCCcaatgtttgatatttttgctCGGAGGCTTCGACACTGTATCCACAGCCGCAACCTTCCTTATTTATGAACTAATTCGTAATCCCGAAATTCAGGAAAAATTGTACCAAGAAATTTTGGCAACTGAAAAATCCCTTAATGGAAAGCCACTAACATACGATGCCCTTCAAGGTATGAAGTACATGGATATGGTAGTGTCTGAATCCCTTCGCATGTGGTCACCAGCTCCGGCAGTTGATCGTCTCTGTGTTCGGGACTACGTAGTGGACGACGGTGAAGGTCTTCGGTTTACCATAGACAAGGGAACGTGCGTCTGGATACCGGTTCAAGGATTACATCACGATCCAAAGTATTTCCCTGATCCGGAGCGATTCGATCCGGAACGTTTTAGCGACGCCAATAAAGCCAACATCAACTTGGACGTCTATCTGCCGTTTGGTATTGGACCAAGAAATTGCATTGGATCACGGTTTGCCCTGATGGAAGTCAAAGCTATCGTCTATCATATGCTGCTTAAATTTCCTTTCCAACGAAGCGAAAATACGCAGATTCCTTTGAAGCTGAAAAAGGGATTCGTTACTCTATCGACGGAGAAGGGCATGTATATGCAGTTGCAAGCTCGAAGTTAA
- the LOC129721076 gene encoding probable cytochrome P450 9f2 produces MEVELSYVLLIAVVIAFVYRWLNRNQDYFCDKPIPALAIKPILGSTGPLMFKQITLFDFFKALYDKYAGSKVVGLFDTNIPMYVIRDPELIKRIGVKDFDHFMDHRALFGKDHADNSSMLFPKTLFALNDHKWKSMRAILSPAFTSSKMRQMFGLVLECCENMANFYQQEIGAQTGREYEMKDVFSRFTNDVIATAAFGFKVDSLQHRDNEFYVQGKKTMQFGRLSVAMRILSHRLIPSVAVWLGLDLIDLEQRKYFSTLIRQAVKTREAQGIVRSDMVNLLMQARKGLLQHTKETEQNDGFAAVEESEVGKARTSKQMTETEMIAQCLIFFLAGFDTVSTCLTFLMYELTLNQEVQDKLYEEIMETHRLLNGQSLSYDALQKMKYMDMVVSEALRKWPPIGALDRLCVRDYELDDGEGLRFTIEKGAGVWLPVHSLHHDPKYYPTPEKFLPERFSDENKSSINLGAYLPFGIGPRNCIGSRFALMEVKAIVYHMLKNFSFAKTRNTEVPLTLAKGMAGTMAEKGVFVEFKPRIVAPAGALNVD; encoded by the exons ATGGAAGTTGAACTGAGTTACGTGCTCTTGATCGCAGTGGTGATTGCTTTCGTGTACCGATGGCTAAACCGGAACCAGGATTATTTCTGCGACAAACCAATACCGGCGCTTGCGATTAAGCCCATCCTGGGCAGTACGGGACCGCTGATGTTCAAGCAGATTACGTTGTTCGATTTTTTCAAAGCTCTGTACGACAAATATGCGGGTTCAAA AGTTGTTGGTTTGTTTGATACCAACATTCCGATGTACGTGATCCGCGATCCAGAGTTGATAAAGCGCATCGGGGTCAAGGATTTCGATCACTTTATGGATCATCGGGCGCTGTTTGGAAAGGATCATGCGGATAACTCCAGTATGTTGTTCCCGAAAACGCTGTTCGCGTTAAACGACCACAAGTGGAAGAGTATGCGTGCGATCCTTAGTCCGGCCTTTACCAGTTCCAAGATGCGTCAAATGTTCGGTCTGGTTTTGGAGTGTTGTGAAAATATGGCAAACTTTTACCAGCAAGAGATTGGTGCTCAAACGGGGCGGGAGTACGAAATGAAGGATGTGTTTTCCAGGTTTACGAACGATGTGATTGCGACCGCGGCATTCGGATTTAAGGTAGATTCCTTGCAGCATCGTGACAATGAGTTCTACGTTCAGGGAAAGAAAACTATGCAGTTTGGGCGACTATCGGTTGCAATGCGAATTCTTAGCCACAGACTCATTCCATCGGTGGCCGTTTGGCTGGGACTGGATTTAATCGACTTGGAGCAGCGGAAGTATTTTTCCACGCTTATTAGGCAAGCGGTAAAGACACGAGAGGCCCAAGGAATCGTTCGATCCGATATGGTTAACCTGTTGATGCAGGCGAGAAAAGGTTTACTTCAGCACACGAAGGAAACAGAACAAAACGATGGTTTCGCAGCAGTTGAAGAATCAGAAGTGGGAAAAGCGCGTACCTCGAAGCAAATGACCGAAACGGAGATGATAGCTCAGTGTTTAATTTTCTTTCTGGCCGGATTTGATACGGTGTCAACCTGTCTAACCTTCCTAATGTACGAGCTAACCCTAAATCAAGAAGTTCAAGACAAACTGTATGAGGAGATTATGGAGACACATCGATTGTTGAATGGACAATCTTTGAGTTATGATGCATTGCAGAAAATGAAGTACATGGATATGGTGGTGTCCGAGGCACTTCGTAAGTGGCCTCCAATAGGAGCGTTGGACCGGCTTTGCGTGCGAGATTACGAATTGGATGACGGCGAAGGATTGAGGTTTACCATCGAGAAGGGAGCCGGAGTTTGGCTTCCAGTCCATAGCTTGCATCATGATCCGAAGTATTATCCCACTCCGGAGAAGTTTCTACCGGAGCGCTTCAGTGACGAGAATAAATCCAGCATTAATCTGGGTGCTTATTTACCGTTCGGGATTGGCCCAAGGAACTGTATCGGATCGAGGTTCGCTTTGATGGAAGTGAAAGCGATTGTGTACCATATGTTGAAGAATTTTAGCTTCGCAAAAACTCGCAACACCGAAGTGCCACTAACGCTGGCCAAAGGAATGGCCGGAACAATGGCCGAGAAGGGTGTGTTCGTGGAATTTAAACCACGCATTGTGGCGCCCGCTGGGGCTCTTAATGTTGATTAA